The sequence below is a genomic window from Andrena cerasifolii isolate SP2316 chromosome 6, iyAndCera1_principal, whole genome shotgun sequence.
CCACCATACGAGTTTGAATCGAATTAGTATTAGCGCGTGTTCAAAGCGCAGATCGAGCTGGGTAAAACATTCTCAATATTAATCgctggaaaaaaagaaaaaatatcactTGAAAgggggcatttttcaaaaccctCTCCAGAACCTTCCTCAAACTATTAACGAGGACGCGACCTGTACGGGTGTAGACTCAAATTTTGTAGAATTAAAAATAGCTCCGAATAGGGCCGTGTTtgtactcattttcatcgggcgAACCTCGCCAATCCATTGGTAACACAATCGTAAAGATTTGATGGCCACCATACGAGTTTGAATCGAATTAGTATCAGTGCGTGTTCAAAGCGCAGATCGAGCTCGATAAAACATTCTCAATATTAATCgctagaataaaagaaaaaaaatcacttgaaagggggcatttttcaaaaccctCTCCAGAACCTTCCTCAACCTGTTAACGAGGACGCGACCGGTACGGGCGTAGACTCAAATTTTGTAGAATTAAAAATAGCTCCGAATAGGGCCGTGTTtgtactcattttcatcgggcgAACCTCGCCAATCCATTGGTAAGACAATCATAAAGATTTGATGGCCACCATACGAGTTTGAATCGAATTAGTATCAGCGCGTGTTCAAAGCGCAGATCGAGCTGGATAAAACATTCTCAACATTAATCgctcgaaaaaaaagaaaaaaaatcacttgaagggggcatttttcaaaaccctCTCCTGAACCTTCCTCAAACTCTTAACGAGGACGCAACCGGTACGGGCGTAGACGGTCAGCTGGCAGGCGTTGTTTGATGTGCATAAGCGCCACGTCGAAAAAAGCAAACCGATCTCTCTCCcgcacgtgcgcgcgcgcgcgctgctGTGCGGACTCCGAATATCGTTTATCTTGAGTTACGCTCGCCGGCTGCGTGGCGTCGAATCCCTCGAAGCGCCGCGACGCCAGTTCGTATGCGAGTGGTTCCTTGACGAAACGCCGAAGCGAGAGAAACGGGTCGCCGCGCTGGCCGATCGAGCTCCTCGTACCTCCGTTTGCACAGCTTCCACGCGACACCATCCGCCGTTTCCGTTCACGTAGGTGGGAATACTCATTGCGTGCCAGCAACGAAGAGACAAGCCGAAGTGTTGTTCGTCCTCTGTGATAGAAGTAACCGCTCACTTCGGGAGTCCCTCCGCATTCCGCAGCCGCTGCTTATTAGTCGCAAGTTTCCTTCGAACGCCTGCCGACGCGCGACCAACCGCAATCCCCTGTTCACCCCGCATTCCAATCTTTTATCCCGCAACTTGGATGCTCGGCCCGTTCCGATCAACCGCCGCCACTTAAAATATCGCGGAATTCGGTTCGTTCGAGGCACGTGGGTTTTTGCTTTTTCAACCCCGCTTTCGTTTTCACCTCTTCCTGTTTCGACGCTGGCccgtcgctttttttttttttttcgttacccCCCTTGCAGCACGGGAAAGGCGCAACACCGGTACTCGCTATAGGCAGCTATTTTCGGCGTTTCTTATAGGGAAGCGCGAGTTTGTCGTGGTTCTAAAATTACGTCCGCGTTTACGCCAACGGCCAGGGGGTGGGGGCACTGGCAGCCACGCAGCTGTCGCAAAATTTGACACTGACGCGCTTCCGAATCTTCAGCGTTCCTCCGAAAAAAACAGTCGAACGTGCAGTTTCTCGTTTCAGGGTGGCACGGTGCTAGGGCAGCCGGACAAAGTGGAAAGAATAGGTGAGACCTACTTGCCGTACTCCGTCTTCCTTGAATACATAAACGGCTTGGGAGCATCCAAGTTCGCGTGAGTTGTCCACCGAGCCACCCGCATAGGGACAGTTGCATCAGGCGATACGCCTTCGAGTCGCTTCGGTAAGATTGACCAGTTTCTATTGCAGGCCAGGGACGTACAATATCTTCAAGcacaactgcaacagcttcaCGGAGGAGGTCAGCAGCTTCTTGGCGGACAAGAGTATCCCGAAGTACATTCTAGACCTGCCGGAGGAGATACTTCAAACGTAAGATCTAAGAAACGTCTCGTCCAGTTGGCACCCGTAGGCAAAGCTTATCCTCTGTCGTTCACGTTCGCTTGTAGGCCGATCGGGCAAGGTCTCAGAACCGTGGTCGAGGCTTTAAGCAACAGCGGAGGCGGATCGGTCCTGTACGCGGATACTCCAACATTCCTTGAATCGAGAAGTCGGAGGGAAGTTTCGCCGGAGTTTCAGCTCTTAAATGAGGCTATCGAGGAGGCAAGGTAGGGGAGCCCTAGCTTCTTATCGTTCTGCGCGCTGGTCCCCCACGATTGTCATTAACATCATGCGCACAGATTAAACGCGATCGCGCTAGAAGAGAGGAGGAACGAGATCAACGAGAAGCTCGCCAAGAAAGacaggaagaaaaagaagaagaaggagaagaagaagcagaaggagGGCAGAGATTGTACCGCCAGCGATAGCAACAGTACAGGTCCCAGCAATTACGCAGACATGGCGGAGAGCGAAGGTGACGTTTCGTTCTGTAGGAATAATGCGACGTTGGCGGATGCCGATTAATTATGTTCCTTCTGATGCACAGCCGCGGTGAGCGAGATGCAGGCTACCAACGGGGAGAGCACAGATATGCTGCCGTCGGAGAGGGTGATGCaaatggaggaggaggagaagcagGAGCAGGAAGAGAAGAAGCGTCGTCGGGATCCTCCTATAGTGTTTAAGGATTTGGTGGACGTGAAGTCGGAGTACGTGGCGTTGTGTAATTTATTGGAAGGGAAGTTGAACGACGAGGAACGCGTGTGCATGGAGGAACTTCGGCAGTATGTTTTAGAGAACGAGGGCTCTTGGGCGCTGGGGGATAATTTCTTAAACTTCGTAGGTGAGTCGGCGAGTAACTCTACCTACCATGTATTTTGCGCAAGTATTTCTTAGTAAACGACGCTCGTGCATCTAGGACGAATTCTGTACGACAAATCGTTGTCAAGCGACACGAGGGCCAGGCTGTTGAATATACTTTCCGTCGCTGCATTGAAGGACGATGTGATCCTGTTGCTACACCAGGACAGGAGGGAACATATTATCATGAACTATGCTTTTGACATCGATCGCCATCCCCAGGAAGAGCAGTTCCCTCTCACGCAATTCGTAAGTGAAGCGAACCTTGGGAATgcgcattagggcggagcgatttTATatgggcgaaaatttaaatttgaactttCAGTTGGACTGGgtacgggatagttgtcttttgattaaccaaacaactgtaaaaaaaattggaaaatattcatgtctgcaggtttctttttctcctaaaaatgaccatataatcatataatcatttttaggagaaaaaggaatcctAACCCAGtcctaaccctaacccagacctaacctaacccaggccaactgaaacttcaaatttaatttttccgtTTCGGCCTAATGCGCAAATAGTCTTgatgatataaaaaatatttcatatgtaATTTGAATGGTATCAAAAGTGGCATTCCCTGCAGCTTATTCGCCCtttgatgaaatattttctgtaTCATCGCAACTGGAGAAGATATTTAGGTGGTTAGCATTGTGTAtactattatttaattttaattggggATTACAGCTGGCGAACATGTTTGAGAACCTTAGCAGCTCTGAATGGCTGTTGTACATATCCGAGTGGCAACATCAGAATCAAAGTATCAGTAATATAAGGGTGACGACGAAGGTGGCTGTGCACGCGTTACTCTCCAATTCGATCGATCTGCAAACTCGTGGAGCGGCCATCATCCACAATCTTGCCTGCAAGGAGGTAAAAACTGTGGTCTGTATCCTTCCTGTCCAATTAACAATCACCCATTACTTTTACTTTCATTCAAACTCACACCTGCAGCCGAGTTGCGCATCTTGCCGCTATGTGAACGAAATACAGCCATTGCCACGCACACCGGATACGAGTCTCACACGCGATGTCACTTAACTCTTCAGGTGCTATGGTCGCACATATGCGCTCGTTCAGCGCACGCGGCGTGCGgggaacgcccatgggcgttcaaTGACAATGGCTACAGGGTGTAATTAGAGGAGAGCCGCACGCGGCGTACGCTCGAGCGTTTAAATCGTCAGCACCCAAATGCTTCTCTGCCCTTTCTTAAATACTATCAATTAATCAATAGAACAACAAAAGCGACGCTTTTATTCGCCGCGCGAACAGAAGTGCTGCCTTCATTAATAAATTCAGCCATATCTGTAAAACTCGAGCGAGGTACTTGTCCTCATCTCTGGTAACCGATTCACGAATGAGCAACGAAATCTACCCGGCATTGCAATCCGTCGCCGGTTGAAAATAGCAGTGATCCAAGCGGATGCGTAAACACGCCCTCGTTGCTCGTTTGTATCTGCATACTGTCTTATATGTACACGATGCTGCGTCGCAGTTCAATTGATTGGATATCTTTCGAGAGATCGGATACTGTTTTTTCAGAAAATGAACAAAAGCAAAAATCTGCGGCGACTTTTACCGAAAGGCAGCATTTCTAAGGTACTTGTCTGAACACGTATAACTTTCAACCCCCGTGTTACCACGGTTAAGCcgtctgacaagggaacatcttgaacccggaaattcaataaattctgaaactccgtgaatacgtagggaatttccccctgattacaacgcaatttttgtttgctgcccaaattcactctaaggaggtgtaattgacccctgaaaatccggttattttccgattttctgttataactcgtgaactgtaaaataatcttgtttaccaaatgatagatctaattaaaagaagtaacttttgtcttgaaactttttttctatatctGACAATTCAGGAGTTATAAcgcgaaatcggaaaatagccgaattttcaggggttaatttcacccccttcgagtgaatttgggcggcaaacaaaaatttcgctgtgatcaggaggaaatcccctacatattcacagagtttcagaattttttgaattttcgggttcgggatcttgccTTGTGAGTCGCGCGCACTTTTTCGCATAGCtgtgataatatatatatatcgttcaAACGACTCGACGTACGGCCAGTGTCACTTCACGCGTGCGTAGTAATcgagaaattaaataatttgacGGCTATTCGGTCCCCCATTCGCGTCTCGACGAGCAAATGTCATGGAtccttacaaggggaggacccTAATATCCGACTTCCTTTTCAACTCGCTCGCATAGAATGACAGCATACAGACTACTGACGctatttataaaattgtaggtgTAGACGCTCGataactttaaaaatataaacacttagaGTTATGTACGCTCAATACAAATCCACTGCATCAGAATATCGTAGGGCAGTAGGACGATTGCTGGTGAACCTGCTGGTGGCCTCTGGataattactatctatcatcGTACAcgcaccagcggccgtagccgtgacgAATACacaggttctcgttagatcaccgaagtaaAGCGTCttgggcggtgtactggggaaagatgggtgaccggcCACCGCcatctttctcccggtgcgctgctgctgctgggacctcgaaggggagagagagggagggacaaaataaaatggaaatgACTAAAAACTGACTGTGTAATGACTGTGTAATGACTGTGTAATGACTGTGTAATGACTGTGTAAAAAATAGCACAAgaaaaaacaaaatacaaatacaaatcgTATACGCCGCAATACAAAATTGTGAATTAAAAAGCAGGTACACATGGTGAACGGGAATGAACGTATCTTAGGGACTTTTCAGTTCACACCACCAATCATCCAACTGTGCTACGATATTCCATATATTGTCGAAAGTACCTACACAATTTGAATTGTCTATACCTTTAAAATTATCGAGCGTCTACACCTATTTTACAAATAGCATCAGGGTGTATGTTATTGTTCTACAAAAGCAAGTTAAAATCGAAGGATCCGGGCTTGCTCCCCTGTTAGCGTTCATTCCTTCGCCAGACGTCGCGCAGGTGTGTGCCGAGGTTCGTGGCTACTATTCTGACTGCCCCTGTGTTCTATGAAATGCATAGGTGTTCGACGATGTCGCCATAGAGCTGACAATGGCGCTGCTGCAATATTTCAATGGCAGCCCCGCCGAGGAGCAACTGTTCGCTTGCATGAAGTCATTGGCACGCTTCACGCAGATCAGCGGCCAAGACGTGCCGCAGCTTATACAAATGATCGGGCCGGAGCCGAACAAGTTCCGCGGAACGTCCGAGAGGATCGACGAGCAAATCGACCAGGTCAACAGGAAGCTGCGCTAACGCGCGTCACGCTATAAGGGCACGTTAAAAGAAAATCGCGGGATTCCAAGCGCCATATAATCGGAGGGGGGGGGCGCTATTGTGGCGTTGTAACTGAATTTTTACATAGAGATTTTAACGGAAACAATTGCATATAATGTATcattattacaattattattaattattcttgccatttactattattaataataatattattattattacaattatacTGTCACTATGGAAAATTGCGACCTTGGCTTCATTCCAGATGCCCCAGCTTCGGTATGAGATAAGTGGAGTTCATGTTTTCTGGAAAGCATTGATAGTGTCGTCGAAGGGTTCCCGCATCCTTATGTCTGATGGCCTTCAGGATTTCATACAATATACATAGATCCCTTGGCGACGCGCAGAGATATCAATTGCCGTTTATTCTTGCGTTTGGTTTGCGAATGCTTCGTTTCAACGCGCTGCCCAA
It includes:
- the LOC143370048 gene encoding uncharacterized protein LOC143370048 isoform X3, with protein sequence MAELVDGNRRTEPWVVELIVNWYPVMATVAVLANYQLDEMENAEDVRATVELYIYDLSKGMASMMSNILIGRHIEGIWHTAIVAYGREFFFGEIGIQSSRPGGTVLGQPDKVERIGETYLPYSVFLEYINGLGASKFAPGTYNIFKHNCNSFTEEVSSFLADKSIPKYILDLPEEILQTPIGQGLRTVVEALSNSGGGSVLYADTPTFLESRSRREVSPEFQLLNEAIEEARLNAIALEERRNEINEKLAKKDRKKKKKKEKKKQKEGRDCTASDSNSTGPSNYADMAESEAAVSEMQATNGESTDMLPSERVMQMEEEEKQEQEEKKRRRDPPIVFKDLVDVKSEYVALCNLLEGKLNDEERVCMEELRQYVLENEGSWALGDNFLNFVGRILYDKSLSSDTRARLLNILSVAALKDDVILLLHQDRREHIIMNYAFDIDRHPQEEQFPLTQFLANMFENLSSSEWLLYISEWQHQNQSISNIRVTTKVAVHALLSNSIDLQTRGAAIIHNLACKEVFDDVAIELTMALLQYFNGSPAEEQLFACMKSLARFTQISGQDVPQLIQMIGPEPNKFRGTSERIDEQIDQVNRKLR
- the LOC143370048 gene encoding uncharacterized protein LOC143370048 isoform X1, with amino-acid sequence MAELVDGNRRTEPWVVELIVNWYPVMATVAVLANYQLDEMENAEDVRATVELYIYDLSKGMASMMSNILIGRHIEGIWHTAIVAYGREFFFGEIGIQSSRPGGTVLGQPDKVERIGETYLPYSVFLEYINGLGASKFAPGTYNIFKHNCNSFTEEVSSFLADKSIPKYILDLPEEILQTPIGQGLRTVVEALSNSGGGSVLYADTPTFLESRSRREVSPEFQLLNEAIEEARLNAIALEERRNEINEKLAKKDRKKKKKKEKKKQKEGRDCTASDSNSTGPSNYADMAESEAAVSEMQATNGESTDMLPSERVMQMEEEEKQEQEEKKRRRDPPIVFKDLVDVKSEYVALCNLLEGKLNDEERVCMEELRQYVLENEGSWALGDNFLNFVGRILYDKSLSSDTRARLLNILSVAALKDDVILLLHQDRREHIIMNYAFDIDRHPQEEQFPLTQFLANMFENLSSSEWLLYISEWQHQNQSISNIRVTTKVAVHALLSNSIDLQTRGAAIIHNLACKEKMNKSKNLRRLLPKGSISKVFDDVAIELTMALLQYFNGSPAEEQLFACMKSLARFTQISGQDVPQLIQMIGPEPNKFRGTSERIDEQIDQVNRKLR
- the LOC143370048 gene encoding uncharacterized protein LOC143370048 isoform X2, yielding MAELVDGNRRTEPWVVELIVNWYPVMATVAVLANYQLDEMENAEDVRATVELYIYDLSKGMASMMSNILIGRHIEGIWHTAIVAYGREFFFGEIGIQSSRPGGTVLGQPDKVERIGETYLPYSVFLEYINGLGASKFAPGTYNIFKHNCNSFTEEVSSFLADKSIPKYILDLPEEILQTPIGQGLRTVVEALSNSGGGSVLYADTPTFLESRSRREVSPEFQLLNEAIEEARLNAIALEERRNEINEKLAKKDRKKKKKKEKKKQKEGRDCTASDSNSTGPSNYADMAESEAAVSEMQATNGESTDMLPSERVMQMEEEEKQEQEEKKRRRDPPIVFKDLVDVKSEYVALCNLLEGKLNDEERVCMEELRQYVLENEGSWALGDNFLNFVGRILYDKSLSSDTRARLLNILSVAALKDDVILLLHQDRREHIIMNYAFDIDRHPQEEQFPLTQFLANMFENLSSSEWLLYISEWQHQNQSISNIRVTTKVAVHALLSNSIDLQTRGAAIIHNLACKEVKTVVFDDVAIELTMALLQYFNGSPAEEQLFACMKSLARFTQISGQDVPQLIQMIGPEPNKFRGTSERIDEQIDQVNRKLR
- the LOC143370048 gene encoding uncharacterized protein LOC143370048 isoform X4, whose product is MENAEDVRATVELYIYDLSKGMASMMSNILIGRHIEGIWHTAIVAYGREFFFGEIGIQSSRPGGTVLGQPDKVERIGETYLPYSVFLEYINGLGASKFAPGTYNIFKHNCNSFTEEVSSFLADKSIPKYILDLPEEILQTPIGQGLRTVVEALSNSGGGSVLYADTPTFLESRSRREVSPEFQLLNEAIEEARLNAIALEERRNEINEKLAKKDRKKKKKKEKKKQKEGRDCTASDSNSTGPSNYADMAESEAAVSEMQATNGESTDMLPSERVMQMEEEEKQEQEEKKRRRDPPIVFKDLVDVKSEYVALCNLLEGKLNDEERVCMEELRQYVLENEGSWALGDNFLNFVGRILYDKSLSSDTRARLLNILSVAALKDDVILLLHQDRREHIIMNYAFDIDRHPQEEQFPLTQFLANMFENLSSSEWLLYISEWQHQNQSISNIRVTTKVAVHALLSNSIDLQTRGAAIIHNLACKEKMNKSKNLRRLLPKGSISKVFDDVAIELTMALLQYFNGSPAEEQLFACMKSLARFTQISGQDVPQLIQMIGPEPNKFRGTSERIDEQIDQVNRKLR